A genomic region of Gemmatimonadota bacterium contains the following coding sequences:
- a CDS encoding DUF6364 family protein, with protein sequence MSKQRLNITVDPDVIERARRYTQRHNTSISRLVTEFLAHLPAGDEFEETLTPTVRRLLGVAKGAGDREDYRRHLVEKYGQ encoded by the coding sequence ATGTCCAAACAACGACTCAACATCACGGTCGACCCCGACGTCATTGAGCGGGCTCGTCGGTACACTCAGCGCCACAACACCAGCATTTCCAGGCTCGTCACCGAGTTCTTGGCTCATCTCCCGGCCGGGGACGAGTTCGAGGAAACCCTGACCCCTACGGTCCGGCGCCTCCTGGGAGTGGCAAAAGGCGCGGGTGATCGCGAAGACTACCGGCGGCACCTCGTAGAGAAGTACGGCCAATGA
- a CDS encoding PIN domain-containing protein, producing MRLLLDINVLLDVVLERDPWARPAAELLAALETNQAQGFVAGHTLPTVYYVVARSRDRDTAITAMHDLLRLLEVVPVEKQDFYRALSLPLNDFEDAVQAAAAFRIDAEYLVTRNEPDFKGASIATATPTTILSLL from the coding sequence ATGAGGCTGCTCCTCGACATTAACGTCCTTTTGGATGTCGTGCTCGAGCGCGATCCATGGGCCCGGCCCGCAGCGGAACTCCTCGCAGCTCTCGAAACGAACCAGGCCCAAGGCTTCGTCGCGGGCCACACCCTTCCCACAGTCTACTACGTCGTCGCCAGGAGCCGAGACCGAGACACGGCCATCACGGCCATGCATGACCTTCTCCGCCTTCTCGAAGTGGTCCCGGTCGAAAAACAGGACTTCTACCGCGCGCTATCCCTGCCGCTGAACGATTTCGAGGATGCGGTACAAGCCGCCGCCGCGTTCCGAATCGATGCGGAGTACTTGGTCACGCGCAACGAACCAGACTTCAAGGGCGCCTCCATCGCCACAGCCA